In Caldisphaera lagunensis DSM 15908, a single genomic region encodes these proteins:
- the gatD gene encoding Glu-tRNA(Gln) amidotransferase subunit GatD produces the protein MLELKINEFYFGYYGMIADKLKEINAAPGDYISIKNGNKQFNGTLMPKNEFSKEDIIVLKLDNGYNIGVKINEKSEIQLLKKGQLTTHAGEPVKLVEKEITPPENKRILVLGTGGTIASRVDYETGAVKPYLDPNELVAAVPEVLNYTNIEAEEILSIFSEDMNPKYWDLITYNIFKKFNDYDGLIIAHGTDTMAYTASAVAFVFNKGLKGPIVFTGSQRSSDRPSSDSAFNIISSAIVASKAPFGEVCVVMHGETSDSYALAHRATKVRKMHTSRRDAFQSINDIPLAKIYPFEGKLEIINKSYKEKKDINPEFGFDDRVALIKYYPGMSNDIIDFLVDNKYHGIVIEGTGFGHISNRLIDSLERAYESEIPVVITSQTLFGRVNLNVYSTGRKMLQAGVIPGEDMLPETAYVKLSWVLSRTRNMNEIKNYMLTNLAGEINLRHELRLYPRWYHG, from the coding sequence GTGCTTGAATTGAAAATAAACGAGTTTTACTTTGGTTATTATGGAATGATAGCTGATAAACTCAAGGAAATAAATGCGGCTCCTGGAGATTATATATCTATAAAAAATGGAAATAAACAATTTAATGGAACTCTAATGCCAAAAAATGAATTTTCCAAAGAAGATATAATAGTTCTTAAGTTAGATAATGGTTATAACATTGGAGTAAAAATTAATGAAAAAAGCGAAATACAATTATTAAAAAAAGGCCAATTAACGACTCATGCTGGTGAACCAGTTAAACTAGTTGAAAAAGAAATAACACCTCCTGAAAATAAAAGGATTTTGGTTTTAGGAACTGGAGGGACGATAGCTAGTAGGGTGGATTATGAAACAGGAGCTGTAAAACCATATTTGGACCCTAATGAATTGGTAGCTGCGGTACCAGAAGTATTAAATTATACCAATATTGAGGCAGAAGAAATATTATCAATATTTAGCGAAGATATGAACCCTAAATATTGGGATTTAATAACATATAATATTTTTAAAAAATTTAATGATTATGATGGTTTGATAATAGCTCATGGAACTGATACCATGGCATACACCGCTTCAGCTGTTGCCTTCGTTTTTAATAAAGGATTGAAAGGTCCCATTGTATTTACAGGTTCCCAAAGAAGTAGTGATAGACCTAGCAGCGACTCTGCATTCAATATTATATCATCAGCAATTGTGGCATCTAAAGCCCCTTTCGGTGAAGTTTGCGTCGTAATGCACGGTGAAACGTCAGACTCTTATGCATTGGCTCATAGAGCAACGAAAGTTAGGAAAATGCATACAAGTAGGAGAGACGCATTTCAATCGATAAATGATATTCCATTAGCTAAAATTTATCCATTTGAAGGGAAATTAGAAATTATAAATAAATCATATAAAGAAAAAAAAGATATTAACCCAGAATTCGGATTTGACGATAGAGTAGCATTGATAAAATACTATCCAGGTATGAGCAATGATATAATAGATTTTTTAGTCGATAATAAGTATCATGGGATCGTTATAGAGGGGACTGGTTTTGGTCATATATCTAATAGACTTATTGATTCGTTGGAGAGAGCTTATGAATCAGAAATACCAGTTGTTATAACTAGTCAAACGTTGTTTGGTAGGGTCAATTTAAACGTATATAGTACTGGAAGAAAAATGCTTCAAGCAGGAGTTATTCCAGGAGAAGATATGCTACCTGAAACGGCATATGTAAAGCTTTCATGGGTTTTATCTAGAACAAGAAACATGAATGAAATTAAAAATTACATGTTAACTAACTTAGCAGGCGAAATTAACCTAAGGCATGAATTAAGATTATATCCAAGGTGGTATCATGGATGA
- a CDS encoding 30S ribosomal protein S30e, with the protein MPTHGSMTKAGKVRKATPKIEPKGKKNLSPRVKNRKEFTKRIEKASKPSS; encoded by the coding sequence ATGCCTACACATGGATCAATGACTAAAGCAGGTAAAGTAAGAAAGGCTACTCCGAAGATTGAACCTAAAGGAAAGAAAAATTTATCTCCTAGGGTAAAAAATAGGAAAGAGTTTACAAAAAGAATAGAAAAAGCATCTAAACCTTCAAGCTAA